ACTTGCAGGGGAAACATCGGCGGGCATCGGGCTCAATCTCGATCGCCATTGGCGCAATGCCCGCATTCACGCGCTATCGCTGGCGCGGGATAAGCTGATGCATACTGCAGGCGAATATAGGTCGGAGCCCGGGAGAGCCTAATTCAGCTGGCGGCGGAGATCGGGAATTCTTCCTTGGCGCCGTCGATACGGCCGCCATCGGCGACGAATTGCTCGAGGGTCATATTGTCGAGAATGGCGGCGATCGCGTCCCGAACATCGGTCATCGAGCGCCGCACCTGACAGGTTTCCGGATCGGCACAGTCGTCGCAAGCCTCGTAAGCCGTACGGCTGGCGCAGCGGATCGGCGCTAGGGGCCCGTCGAGCGTGCGGATGACATGGCCGATGCGGATTTCGGTTGCCGGCCGCGACAGGGAATAGCCGCCGCCCGGTCCCTTCTTCGAGCGCAGGATGCCGACATTGCGCAGTTCGAGCAGGATCGTATCGAGAAACTTCTTCGGGATATTGTTGCGGGCCGCGATGTCGTTGATGAAGGCGGTCTCACCCGGCGCCAGCCGCGCCAGGTCGACCAGCGCCTTCAGCCCGTATTTTCCCTTTTTCGTCAGCATCGTCGTCGCCTTGTAGAAATCGCAGTATTTATCCTGTCAATAGCAGGCAAATAGCGTCAAAAGCGTGAACATACAACAAAATAGCTATTATTTATAGCTTGTATCGGCAACGTCCACAGAAACGCCCGGCAGCCTCGAGAAAGACCAGCCGCCGCGCGCTCTGCCTGCAGTCTCGGTCAGATCGTCTTCAGCATGCCGCCATCGACGAAATAGGTCGAGCCGATGCAATAGCTCGCGCGCTCCGAACTCAGGAAAACGAAGACGTTTGCCAGCTCCTCCGGCGTGCCGAAGCGTTTGGAGGCGGCGTGCTCGTTGGCGACGCTCTGCAGGTAGCCTTCCCAGTTGCCGCCGGTTTCCGCCGTCAATTGCTTGGCGGTCTTGATCCAGTCGGGCGTCAGGATCAGGCCGGCATTGACGCAGTTGACGCGGATATTGTCCTTGATGAGCTCGGTCGAAAGCGTCTTCGAAAACATCATCAGCGCCGACTTGCTGACATTGTAGATCGGCTCGTACCAGAGTGGCTGGACGGCGCAGATCGAGGCATTGTGCAGGATCACCCCGCCGCCGCGTTGCTTCATTTGCGGCGCGATGCCGCGCGCCAGCCGCACGGCGGCCATCACATGCAGGTCCCAATAGTCTTGCCACTTCTCGTCGGGCGCCTCCATCACCGTCTCGTTCGATCCGGTGCCGGCGTTGTTGATGAGGATATCGGCGCCACCTTTTTCGGCCGCCGCCGCGATGATCGCCTCGGTTCCCGCAACTGTCGCCACATCGGCCGCGACAGCGGCGGCGCTGACGCCGTACTTCTCGGCGATACGGACGGCTTCCGCCTCGAGCCGTTCGCCGCCGCGTGCCGCCAGCACGAGGTCGGCGCCCTCAGCCGCCAGCCCCTCGGCGATCGCCAGTCCGATGCCGACCGACGCACCTGTTATGACCGCAGTCCTTCCCTTCAATCCGAGATCCATGTCTTCCTCCCAAACGGCCGGAGATCCCGGCCTGATGTGCTGAGTGTTCCGCCAATGAGCCCCGGGCGTCAAGCGCCCGAACACCTCTTGCGGCAGGCACCGATCTGTCGCATGCCTGCCTCAACAGATGGGAGGAGTTTTCATGCGACGTTATTCAGCCTGTATAGAGTGGCTGTTTGCCGAAGAGGGCGATAGCTTTCCCGATCGCATCCGCTGCGCCCATGCGGCCGGCCTGACGGCGATCGAATTCTGGCGCTGGACCGGCAAGGATCTGGATGCGATCGAGGCAGCGCTGAAGGAAACCGGCCTTGCGGTCACCAGTCTCGTCGCCGAACCGATGATCGCGCTGACCGACGCCGCCAACCGGCAGGCCTGGCTGAAAGGCCTTGCCGAATCCGTCGCTGTCGCCAAGCGTCTCGGCGCGCCGGTGCTGATTGCCCAGGCGGGCGACGATCTCCCGGGCTTGACCCGCCAAGAACAGCGCCGGGCGCTTACCGAAACGCTGAGAGCCGGCGCCGATATCCTCAAAGGCAGCGGTGTCCGCCTCGGCGTCGAGCCGCTCAACATCCGCATCGACCATGTCGGCTATTTCCTCGATTCGACCCGCGAAGGTCTCGACATCATCGATGACGTCGCTCGCCCCGAGATCGGCATCGTTTACGACATCTACCATTCCGCCGTGATGGACGAGCGCACCGAGGAGGTGCTGAACGACCGTCTCGACCGTATCATCCACGTCCATGTCGCCGATCACCCCGGCCGCAACGAACCGGGCTCCGGCGATATCGACCTTGCCCGACGCCTCGGCTGGGTCTTCGCCAACGGTTACGACGGCGCC
The Rhizobium leguminosarum DNA segment above includes these coding regions:
- a CDS encoding TIM barrel protein, translating into MRRYSACIEWLFAEEGDSFPDRIRCAHAAGLTAIEFWRWTGKDLDAIEAALKETGLAVTSLVAEPMIALTDAANRQAWLKGLAESVAVAKRLGAPVLIAQAGDDLPGLTRQEQRRALTETLRAGADILKGSGVRLGVEPLNIRIDHVGYFLDSTREGLDIIDDVARPEIGIVYDIYHSAVMDERTEEVLNDRLDRIIHVHVADHPGRNEPGSGDIDLARRLGWVFANGYDGAVGLEYRPTKPGADAVKAAIASLGG
- a CDS encoding SDR family NAD(P)-dependent oxidoreductase, which encodes MDLGLKGRTAVITGASVGIGLAIAEGLAAEGADLVLAARGGERLEAEAVRIAEKYGVSAAAVAADVATVAGTEAIIAAAAEKGGADILINNAGTGSNETVMEAPDEKWQDYWDLHVMAAVRLARGIAPQMKQRGGGVILHNASICAVQPLWYEPIYNVSKSALMMFSKTLSTELIKDNIRVNCVNAGLILTPDWIKTAKQLTAETGGNWEGYLQSVANEHAASKRFGTPEELANVFVFLSSERASYCIGSTYFVDGGMLKTI
- a CDS encoding RrF2 family transcriptional regulator, giving the protein MLTKKGKYGLKALVDLARLAPGETAFINDIAARNNIPKKFLDTILLELRNVGILRSKKGPGGGYSLSRPATEIRIGHVIRTLDGPLAPIRCASRTAYEACDDCADPETCQVRRSMTDVRDAIAAILDNMTLEQFVADGGRIDGAKEEFPISAAS